From Nitratidesulfovibrio vulgaris str. Hildenborough, a single genomic window includes:
- a CDS encoding adenylosuccinate synthase, producing the protein MSNVVVMGAQWGDEGKGKIVDLLTRESDVIVRFQGGNNAGHTVLVGEKQYILHLIPSGILHEGKKCLIGNGVVLDPEVFCREIDSLRAQGVDMSPARLMISRKTHLIMPYHKVLDQAREAHKCKDAKIGTTGRGIGPCYEDKSARIGVRAADLAMPELLRSKIEAALVEKNALFTGLYGQQPLDADAVFEEVMAHGAKLVPYLADVSSEIHDAWAEGRSVLFEGAQGTHLDIDHGTYPFVTSSNTVSGNAAAGSGVPPTKLDRIIAIVKAYTTRVGAGPFPTELDDATGEYLQQKGHEFGATTGRKRRCGWLDAVVLRESVRLNGPTDIALTKLDVLSGLKEISICTAYIYRGEQVAYPPQEQNGMAHVTPVYETIPGWDDDITGCTTWESLPAPVKAYVLRIEEITGVRISLVSVGPERDQTIRR; encoded by the coding sequence ATGTCAAACGTGGTAGTGATGGGCGCCCAGTGGGGCGATGAAGGCAAGGGCAAGATCGTCGACCTGCTCACGCGGGAGAGCGACGTCATCGTCCGCTTCCAGGGTGGCAACAACGCCGGGCACACCGTGCTCGTGGGCGAGAAACAGTACATCCTGCACCTCATCCCCTCCGGCATCCTGCATGAAGGCAAGAAGTGCCTCATCGGCAACGGCGTGGTGCTCGACCCCGAAGTGTTCTGCCGCGAGATTGACTCGCTGCGTGCACAGGGCGTGGACATGAGCCCCGCACGGCTCATGATCAGCCGCAAGACGCACCTCATCATGCCCTACCACAAGGTGCTCGATCAGGCGCGCGAGGCGCACAAGTGCAAGGATGCCAAGATAGGCACCACCGGGCGCGGCATCGGCCCCTGCTATGAGGACAAGTCCGCGCGCATCGGCGTGCGTGCCGCCGACCTCGCCATGCCCGAACTGCTGCGCTCCAAGATCGAGGCCGCCCTCGTCGAAAAGAACGCCCTCTTCACCGGGCTTTACGGTCAGCAGCCCCTCGACGCCGATGCAGTGTTCGAAGAGGTCATGGCCCATGGTGCCAAGCTTGTCCCCTATCTCGCCGACGTCTCCTCCGAGATCCACGATGCGTGGGCCGAAGGCCGGAGCGTCCTGTTCGAAGGCGCACAGGGTACGCATCTCGACATCGATCACGGCACCTATCCCTTCGTGACCTCCTCCAACACCGTGTCGGGCAATGCCGCGGCCGGTAGCGGCGTGCCGCCCACGAAGCTCGACCGCATCATCGCCATCGTCAAGGCGTACACCACCCGCGTCGGTGCAGGGCCCTTCCCCACCGAACTGGATGACGCCACCGGCGAATACCTGCAGCAGAAGGGCCATGAATTCGGCGCCACCACGGGCCGCAAGCGCCGCTGCGGCTGGCTCGACGCCGTGGTGCTGCGCGAATCGGTTCGGCTCAACGGCCCCACCGACATCGCCCTCACCAAGCTTGACGTGCTCTCGGGCCTCAAAGAGATCAGCATCTGCACCGCCTACATCTACAGGGGCGAGCAGGTGGCCTACCCCCCGCAGGAACAGAACGGCATGGCCCACGTCACCCCCGTGTACGAGACCATACCCGGCTGGGATGACGACATCACCGGCTGCACCACGTGGGAAAGCCTGCCCGCTCCCGTGAAGGCCTATGTCCTGCGCATCGAGGAAATCACCGGCGTACGTATTTCGCTGGTCTCCGTCGGGCCTGAGCGCGACCAGACCATCCGTCGCTAG
- a CDS encoding MltF family protein, with protein MTHSNLHRKRWQFFGLLFAKALLLTLALAPASSKASLPHHHDNDVLRVAAPARERVFARLSPYGEGFEPDLVERFARTYGYRIEWLSAADRAEALDMLRRNRADLAVGFTEAPCADDAIASGPSYAHERPVEVRARHADGREPEVLRDEYEAPVMQTAAFTPDAEGLHATGAPARTATMPDRQEGAALPATAHETPTIIDGASWALWQPFVHTESRAATLESPLTYRWHWRAGAPRLDANLRGFWQARQHPVDTMLDDLTEQYFGFLPETLDPYDLKELSDTVEDRVPRYGRTIAKAASKAGLDPLLLTAVIFQESRFNPNARSHTGVRGIMQLTQETAIDLKVNRMDPDQSIRGGARYLRMIWDSLEELNLDPWDRWFFTLAGFNQGPGHLRDAIRLSQELGGSGRTWRELKEVFPKLARAKYYTRARYGYCRGYEAVDFVESVRWYYYVLSGLVVLDRPEAKHLAPLLAVRGTPVAPFI; from the coding sequence ATGACACACTCGAACCTTCACCGGAAAAGGTGGCAGTTCTTCGGGCTGCTTTTCGCCAAGGCACTTCTTCTCACCCTCGCCCTCGCCCCCGCCTCCTCAAAAGCCTCTCTTCCGCACCACCACGACAACGATGTCCTGCGCGTGGCCGCCCCGGCACGCGAGCGCGTCTTCGCGCGCCTCTCCCCCTATGGCGAAGGCTTCGAACCCGACCTCGTGGAACGCTTCGCACGCACCTACGGCTACCGCATCGAATGGCTTTCTGCCGCCGACAGGGCAGAGGCGCTGGACATGCTGCGGCGCAACAGGGCCGACCTCGCCGTGGGCTTCACCGAGGCACCCTGTGCCGACGACGCCATCGCCAGCGGCCCCTCCTACGCCCACGAACGCCCGGTGGAAGTCCGCGCCCGCCATGCCGACGGCCGCGAACCCGAGGTGTTGCGCGACGAATACGAAGCGCCCGTCATGCAGACGGCCGCCTTCACGCCCGATGCGGAAGGCCTGCACGCTACGGGCGCACCTGCGCGCACGGCAACCATGCCGGACAGGCAAGAGGGCGCAGCACTCCCTGCGACGGCCCACGAAACGCCGACGATCATCGACGGCGCATCATGGGCGCTCTGGCAACCCTTCGTCCACACCGAAAGCCGCGCCGCCACGCTGGAATCGCCCCTCACCTACCGCTGGCACTGGCGTGCAGGCGCACCGCGCCTCGACGCCAACCTGCGCGGCTTCTGGCAGGCGCGCCAGCACCCCGTGGACACCATGCTCGACGACCTCACCGAGCAGTATTTCGGCTTCCTGCCGGAGACGCTCGACCCTTACGACCTGAAGGAACTCTCCGACACGGTGGAAGACCGCGTGCCCCGCTACGGGCGCACCATCGCCAAGGCGGCCTCGAAGGCGGGGCTCGACCCGCTGCTGCTCACCGCGGTCATCTTCCAGGAATCGCGCTTCAATCCCAACGCCCGCAGCCACACGGGGGTGCGCGGCATCATGCAACTCACGCAGGAGACGGCCATCGACCTCAAGGTCAACCGCATGGACCCCGACCAGTCCATCCGGGGCGGCGCACGCTATCTGCGCATGATATGGGACAGTCTCGAAGAGTTGAACCTCGACCCGTGGGACCGCTGGTTCTTCACCCTTGCAGGCTTCAATCAGGGGCCGGGGCATCTGCGCGACGCCATCCGCCTTTCGCAGGAACTCGGCGGGTCGGGGCGCACATGGCGCGAACTCAAGGAAGTGTTCCCCAAGCTGGCCCGCGCGAAATACTACACGCGGGCGCGCTACGGGTACTGTAGAGGCTATGAGGCCGTGGATTTCGTGGAGAGTGTGCGCTGGTACTACTATGTGCTCTCGGGGCTAGTCGTCCTCGACAGGCCCGAAGCGAAGCACCTTGCCCCGCTTCTTGCCGTCCGCGGGACGCCCGTCGCGCCCTTCATCTAG
- the plsY gene encoding glycerol-3-phosphate 1-O-acyltransferase PlsY, with product MGSLLWLAVAYVMGSIPFGLLFAKMFCGTDPRTGGSRNVGATNVARLCGTKVGVLTLVCDALKGAIPVAVALSISDSTVFHSLTALAALLGHLYSCFLSFKGGKAVATTVGVFLPLAFWPLVLSGIACLAVIWRSGFVSLGSLTLVTAMPAMLLLGGHWKLVPLALVVMVLVYWSHRENIGRLSRGEEKPWQKKHHDAAQGTDAGAAPEAAADAAHAGTVDCGCDCGCDAHKPSTEAAPSQETSDASAHGAEAPVAADEGDKRENEEHDNAPEASAAESKPEDKPAGKTVGKPASRSVAKPASKSAGKTGGKAADKSAGKSGKSSGQ from the coding sequence ATGGGTTCGCTGCTCTGGCTCGCCGTCGCCTACGTGATGGGCTCCATCCCGTTCGGTCTGCTCTTCGCCAAGATGTTCTGCGGCACCGACCCCCGCACGGGCGGCAGCCGCAACGTGGGAGCCACCAACGTCGCACGGCTGTGCGGCACGAAGGTGGGCGTGCTCACCCTCGTGTGTGACGCCCTCAAGGGCGCCATCCCCGTGGCCGTGGCCCTCTCCATCAGTGATTCCACCGTCTTTCACAGCCTCACGGCTCTCGCCGCGCTGCTGGGCCATCTCTACTCGTGCTTCTTGAGTTTCAAGGGCGGCAAGGCCGTCGCCACCACCGTGGGCGTGTTCCTGCCGCTGGCCTTCTGGCCGCTGGTGCTCTCCGGCATCGCCTGCCTCGCCGTCATCTGGCGGTCGGGATTCGTCTCGCTGGGTTCCCTCACGCTGGTCACGGCCATGCCCGCCATGCTGCTTCTGGGTGGTCACTGGAAGCTTGTACCGCTTGCACTTGTCGTCATGGTGCTCGTGTACTGGAGTCACCGCGAGAACATAGGCCGCCTCTCGCGCGGCGAAGAGAAGCCGTGGCAGAAGAAGCACCACGACGCCGCGCAGGGGACGGACGCCGGGGCTGCGCCTGAAGCCGCCGCCGATGCCGCCCACGCCGGCACGGTGGACTGCGGCTGCGATTGCGGCTGCGATGCGCACAAGCCCTCCACAGAAGCCGCACCGTCACAAGAGACGTCCGACGCCTCCGCGCACGGGGCCGAAGCCCCCGTCGCTGCCGATGAAGGCGACAAGCGCGAGAACGAGGAGCACGACAACGCCCCCGAAGCCAGCGCGGCCGAAAGCAAGCCAGAGGACAAGCCTGCGGGCAAAACGGTCGGCAAGCCTGCCAGCAGGTCCGTGGCAAAGCCTGCCAGCAAGTCTGCGGGCAAAACGGGTGGCAAGGCTGCGGACAAGTCCGCAGGCAAATCGGGCAAATCGTCCGGCCAGTAG
- a CDS encoding phosphoribosylaminoimidazolecarboxamide formyltransferase, with amino-acid sequence MSSLKDMYRTLQQDDFPERMTISFGDRTLVYRKRTWVIDGEAKGLRYGENPDQPAALYELAEGGLELGGVTFRGPGQGLVSALTEEHMVQAGKHPGKTNLTDVDNGINMLQYLTARPAAIILKHNNPSGAAWSDAGIADALSKAFWSDRIAAFGGAVVLNRPLDKAAAELIAANYFEVVAAPDFEEGALDIIKARKNLRILRIPGLARLEEVLADAPFLDVKSLTDGGIVVQHSFRNRIRTVGDFLPATATSKEGVTVTARAPSKQEAEDLLFAWAVESGVTSNSVIFVKDGATVSIGTGEQDRVGCVELAIHKAYTKYADVLAFREQGCSLYELKQKAVADATAAAALADIDERTRAAKGGLIGTSLVSDGFFPFRDGVDCAVAQGVAAIAQPGGSMRDHEVIMALNEATPQVAMVFTGQRSFKH; translated from the coding sequence ATGAGCAGCCTCAAGGACATGTACCGCACCCTGCAACAGGACGACTTTCCCGAACGCATGACCATCAGCTTCGGCGACCGCACGCTGGTCTACCGCAAGCGCACATGGGTCATCGACGGTGAAGCCAAGGGGCTGCGCTACGGTGAGAACCCCGACCAGCCCGCAGCCCTCTACGAACTGGCGGAAGGCGGTCTCGAACTGGGTGGCGTCACCTTCAGGGGGCCCGGACAGGGGCTCGTCTCGGCGCTGACCGAAGAGCACATGGTGCAGGCGGGCAAACACCCCGGCAAGACCAATCTCACGGACGTGGACAACGGCATCAACATGCTGCAGTACCTCACCGCCCGTCCCGCCGCCATCATCCTCAAGCACAACAACCCCAGCGGGGCCGCGTGGAGTGACGCGGGCATCGCCGACGCCCTCTCCAAGGCGTTCTGGAGCGACCGCATCGCCGCCTTCGGCGGTGCCGTGGTGCTGAACCGCCCCCTCGACAAGGCTGCGGCCGAACTCATCGCCGCCAACTACTTCGAGGTGGTGGCAGCCCCCGACTTCGAAGAGGGCGCCCTCGACATCATCAAGGCCCGCAAGAACCTCCGCATCCTGCGCATCCCCGGTCTCGCCCGCCTCGAGGAGGTGCTGGCCGACGCGCCCTTCCTCGACGTCAAGAGCCTCACCGACGGCGGCATCGTGGTGCAGCACTCGTTCCGCAACCGCATCCGCACCGTGGGCGACTTCCTGCCCGCCACCGCCACCAGCAAGGAAGGCGTCACCGTCACCGCACGCGCGCCTTCGAAGCAGGAGGCCGAAGACCTGCTCTTCGCATGGGCTGTCGAGTCGGGCGTCACGTCCAACTCGGTCATCTTCGTCAAGGACGGCGCCACCGTCTCCATCGGCACGGGTGAACAGGACCGCGTGGGCTGCGTCGAACTCGCCATCCACAAGGCCTACACCAAGTACGCCGACGTTCTCGCCTTCCGCGAACAGGGCTGCTCGCTGTACGAACTGAAGCAGAAGGCCGTTGCAGACGCCACGGCAGCCGCCGCGCTCGCCGACATCGACGAACGCACCCGCGCTGCCAAGGGCGGGCTCATCGGCACCTCGCTCGTCTCTGACGGCTTCTTCCCCTTCCGCGACGGCGTCGACTGCGCCGTGGCACAGGGTGTCGCCGCCATCGCCCAGCCCGGCGGGTCCATGCGTGACCATGAGGTCATCATGGCCCTCAACGAAGCTACACCGCAGGTGGCCATGGTCTTCACCGGCCAGCGGTCGTTCAAGCACTAG
- a CDS encoding DNA polymerase III subunit delta', with protein sequence MARDVDATLPGAGEGVKALSPALAARFDGVRARLEALAGSPPQVLLLEGATADERYAVALWWAARLNCREASSPCLACPACVQVTGGMHRDVFLFDGREGNISIDSVREVRSILGEPPRGDGYRVIVFAEAQSLGEAAANALLKSLEEPRPGTSFLLLAPQRERLLPTLVSRGWVLTLPWPRPMDAPAEAVTPWLDALAAFCGSGRGWFEKTGVRGAVDADLATAVVLACERALLAALSGEADAGDGGHAPSPMATHPLTAFFSRLGPEGMAQVDALLAHCSESLALRPSPVTPPMVLDWLAAHLFGLARSRRKSPAAAR encoded by the coding sequence ATGGCGCGCGACGTCGACGCTACGCTTCCCGGGGCCGGGGAGGGGGTGAAAGCCCTCTCCCCGGCCCTTGCCGCACGCTTCGATGGCGTGCGCGCCCGGCTGGAGGCCCTTGCCGGTTCGCCCCCGCAAGTGCTGCTGCTCGAAGGGGCGACGGCCGACGAGCGCTATGCCGTGGCCCTGTGGTGGGCAGCCCGTCTCAATTGCCGCGAAGCCTCTTCCCCCTGCCTCGCCTGTCCCGCCTGTGTGCAGGTGACGGGCGGAATGCACCGCGACGTCTTTCTCTTCGACGGGCGCGAGGGCAACATCAGCATCGACTCGGTGCGCGAGGTGCGTTCCATCCTCGGTGAACCACCCCGTGGCGACGGGTATCGCGTCATCGTCTTCGCCGAGGCGCAGTCGCTGGGCGAGGCCGCTGCCAACGCATTGCTCAAATCGCTGGAGGAACCGCGCCCCGGCACGTCATTCCTCCTGCTGGCCCCACAGCGTGAACGCCTTCTGCCCACCCTCGTCTCTCGCGGCTGGGTGCTGACCCTGCCGTGGCCGCGTCCCATGGATGCGCCTGCCGAAGCCGTGACCCCGTGGCTGGATGCGCTGGCCGCCTTCTGTGGTTCGGGGCGGGGCTGGTTCGAGAAGACGGGCGTACGGGGGGCCGTGGACGCCGACCTTGCCACGGCGGTGGTTCTTGCCTGTGAACGTGCCCTCCTTGCCGCCCTGTCCGGCGAGGCGGATGCCGGTGACGGCGGGCATGCGCCCTCGCCCATGGCGACGCATCCGCTGACGGCGTTCTTCAGCCGTCTGGGGCCGGAGGGCATGGCGCAGGTCGATGCCCTGCTGGCCCACTGTAGCGAAAGTCTCGCATTGCGGCCAAGTCCTGTGACCCCTCCCATGGTTCTCGACTGGCTGGCGGCGCACCTCTTCGGGTTGGCACGTTCGCGACGCAAGTCTCCGGCGGCTGCGCGCTGA
- a CDS encoding ribonuclease catalytic domain-containing protein, whose protein sequence is MATPSGIVRFPGAGCVVEFMQGNRPQIAWVMEEQGGRLRLFLPNRRETKLAAARLLPWAGPRYDGERSRDDMVALLEEHRQRRDTREADIQPLELWEMVQGEVEQASVEWFAELLGETPGVDEVAAMGRALLGCKTHFKFHPPDFEVYDAAKVEARMVEMEAARVREALVEAGQAFIKVLWDVHCRRRTMPLPSSSEMPPAEVAERLATLLRTRMADPDDHDSDSVWKQVTKGLPDDAHMPLHLAAAWGIVPVHHNFWMDRAGYAPGDEWAIDHVDEIDALMKRVEALREPLVDGTFISIDSSTTRDIDDAFDISPSPEGGWILRLVLASPVTGWDFDGPLDRAVLRRATSIYLPERSHHMMPETLGTDAYSLLAGQDRPALLVTFDIAPDGSLRSTTPATGWVRLAANLTYTECEACLTGEGDAGRAAPHADRLALADALARVRQQLRVAAGAVIIERDDPKVTLEGEGCAVKVHVAPPDETPRAQLLVSEMMILANAAIASWGAERGITLLHRTQDVGIPREYAGVWNQPHDIARVVKALAPAHLEPVAKPHAGIAVPAYSPVTSPLRRYPDLVNEAQVIHYLTHGTPRWSREEVEAMLPLLGARLDAAGQVQRFRPRYWKLFYIRQQGDKAWHEAVVTEENDAFVTISLPEVQIFVRGRRSTFGDKVYPGQHFNVRLGKVHPLNNEIQIVDAMEG, encoded by the coding sequence ATGGCGACACCTTCGGGCATCGTGCGTTTTCCCGGCGCTGGCTGCGTCGTGGAGTTCATGCAGGGCAACCGCCCCCAGATAGCGTGGGTCATGGAGGAACAGGGCGGCCGCCTGCGCCTGTTCCTGCCCAACCGGCGCGAGACGAAGCTCGCCGCGGCGAGGCTTCTGCCATGGGCAGGGCCGCGTTACGATGGCGAACGCTCGCGTGACGACATGGTGGCGCTGCTCGAAGAGCACCGCCAGCGGCGCGACACCCGCGAAGCCGACATCCAGCCCCTCGAATTGTGGGAGATGGTACAGGGCGAAGTGGAACAGGCGTCCGTGGAATGGTTCGCCGAACTTCTGGGCGAGACTCCGGGCGTCGACGAGGTGGCCGCCATGGGCCGGGCACTGCTCGGTTGCAAGACGCACTTCAAGTTCCACCCGCCGGACTTCGAGGTCTACGACGCCGCCAAGGTCGAAGCGCGCATGGTCGAGATGGAGGCCGCGCGAGTGCGTGAAGCCCTCGTCGAAGCCGGACAGGCCTTCATCAAGGTGCTGTGGGACGTGCATTGCCGCCGCCGCACCATGCCGCTGCCCTCGTCTTCCGAGATGCCCCCCGCCGAAGTGGCGGAACGTCTCGCCACGCTGCTGCGCACTCGCATGGCCGACCCAGACGACCATGACAGCGATTCGGTCTGGAAGCAGGTCACCAAGGGCCTGCCCGACGACGCGCACATGCCGCTGCACCTTGCCGCCGCATGGGGCATCGTGCCAGTCCACCACAACTTCTGGATGGACAGGGCAGGCTATGCCCCCGGCGACGAGTGGGCCATCGACCACGTGGACGAAATCGACGCACTCATGAAGCGCGTCGAAGCGCTGCGCGAACCACTCGTGGACGGCACGTTCATCAGCATCGACTCGTCCACCACCCGCGACATCGACGACGCCTTCGACATCTCGCCCTCTCCCGAGGGAGGGTGGATACTGCGCCTCGTGCTGGCGTCGCCCGTCACAGGGTGGGACTTCGACGGGCCGCTGGACAGGGCCGTCCTGCGCCGTGCCACCAGCATCTACCTGCCCGAAAGGTCGCATCACATGATGCCGGAGACGCTGGGGACAGACGCCTACAGCCTTCTCGCAGGTCAGGACAGACCCGCACTGCTGGTCACCTTCGACATCGCGCCCGACGGGTCACTCCGTTCCACCACCCCCGCCACCGGGTGGGTGCGCCTCGCCGCCAACCTCACCTACACCGAATGTGAGGCATGCCTCACCGGAGAGGGCGATGCAGGTCGCGCCGCCCCGCACGCCGACCGCCTCGCGCTGGCGGATGCGCTGGCGAGAGTGCGGCAGCAGTTGCGCGTGGCTGCCGGTGCCGTGATCATCGAACGCGACGACCCCAAGGTCACCCTCGAAGGCGAGGGCTGCGCCGTGAAGGTGCATGTGGCCCCGCCCGACGAGACCCCGCGCGCGCAGCTTCTCGTCTCGGAGATGATGATCCTTGCCAACGCCGCCATCGCCTCATGGGGTGCGGAACGTGGCATCACTCTCCTCCACCGCACGCAGGACGTGGGCATCCCGCGCGAATATGCCGGGGTATGGAACCAGCCGCACGACATCGCACGGGTGGTCAAGGCACTGGCCCCTGCCCACCTCGAACCCGTTGCCAAGCCCCACGCGGGTATCGCCGTGCCCGCCTACAGTCCCGTGACCTCGCCGTTGCGGCGCTACCCCGACCTTGTCAACGAGGCGCAGGTCATCCATTATCTGACCCACGGCACCCCGCGCTGGTCGCGTGAAGAGGTGGAGGCCATGCTGCCGCTTCTCGGTGCGCGTCTTGATGCCGCGGGGCAGGTGCAACGCTTCCGCCCCCGCTACTGGAAGCTCTTCTACATCCGGCAGCAGGGTGACAAGGCATGGCACGAGGCCGTGGTCACCGAAGAGAACGACGCCTTCGTCACCATCAGCCTGCCTGAAGTGCAGATTTTCGTGCGGGGCAGACGGTCCACCTTCGGCGACAAGGTCTATCCGGGCCAGCATTTCAATGTACGACTCGGCAAGGTGCATCCGCTCAACAACGAGATTCAGATAGTGGACGCCATGGAAGGCTAG
- the thrC gene encoding threonine synthase, translated as MPSCDFPGWRSRMEYVCLGCGARHSIDELLYTCPSCGGVFLLEDLDFDHLADHRSGDDWRTLFDSRASTRCRSLRGIFRFYELMAPVLEEDDIIYLGEGNTPVVDASPALERSVGQRFAYKNDGQNPSASFKDRGMACAFSYLRALVRKHGWDEVLTICASTGDTSAAAALYASYVGSPIKSAVILPHGKVTPQQLSQPLGSGATVLEIPGVFDDCMKVVEHLAENYRVALLNSKNSWRILGQESYAFEVAQWYGWDMAGKCVFVPIGNAGNITAVMSGFLKMHRLGIIDALPRVFGVQSHHADPVYRYYSVEDPRQRHYEPVTVQPSVAQAAMIGNPVSFPRVRHLAERFEALGGPGAFQVVQVTEQAIMDSMIRANRHGHIACTQGGECLAGLLRAKELGLVDKDETAVLDATAHSLKFSGFQDMYFTNGFPPAYGVTPDATLGNAPSLVLHDEDKVALAEKYTVEAAQRIAAKLGLAGK; from the coding sequence ATGCCCTCCTGTGATTTTCCCGGCTGGCGCAGCCGGATGGAATATGTCTGCCTCGGATGCGGGGCACGGCACTCCATAGACGAACTGCTCTACACCTGCCCCTCGTGCGGCGGGGTCTTCCTGCTTGAAGACCTCGACTTCGACCACCTCGCCGACCACCGTAGCGGCGACGACTGGCGCACGCTCTTCGACTCCCGGGCATCCACCCGGTGCCGTTCGCTGCGCGGCATCTTCCGCTTCTATGAATTGATGGCCCCCGTCCTTGAAGAGGACGACATCATCTATCTTGGCGAAGGCAATACGCCGGTGGTGGATGCCTCGCCCGCCCTCGAAAGAAGCGTCGGGCAGCGTTTCGCCTACAAGAACGACGGCCAGAACCCCAGTGCATCGTTCAAGGACAGGGGCATGGCCTGCGCCTTCAGCTACCTGCGCGCACTGGTACGCAAGCACGGCTGGGACGAGGTGCTCACCATCTGCGCCTCCACGGGTGACACGTCCGCCGCAGCGGCCCTGTACGCCTCGTATGTGGGTTCCCCCATCAAGTCGGCGGTCATCCTGCCCCACGGCAAGGTCACCCCGCAGCAGCTTTCGCAGCCTCTTGGCAGCGGGGCCACGGTGCTCGAGATTCCCGGCGTGTTCGACGACTGCATGAAAGTGGTCGAGCACCTTGCCGAGAACTACCGCGTCGCCCTGCTCAACTCCAAGAACAGCTGGCGCATCCTCGGGCAGGAGTCGTACGCCTTCGAAGTGGCCCAGTGGTACGGCTGGGACATGGCGGGCAAGTGCGTCTTCGTGCCCATCGGCAACGCAGGCAACATCACCGCTGTCATGTCGGGCTTTCTCAAGATGCACCGTCTTGGCATCATCGACGCCCTTCCGCGCGTCTTCGGGGTGCAGTCGCACCACGCCGACCCCGTCTACCGCTACTACAGCGTCGAAGACCCCAGGCAGCGCCACTACGAACCCGTCACCGTCCAGCCCAGCGTGGCGCAGGCGGCAATGATCGGAAACCCCGTGTCCTTCCCCCGCGTGAGGCACCTCGCCGAACGGTTCGAGGCCCTCGGCGGCCCCGGTGCCTTCCAGGTGGTGCAGGTGACGGAACAGGCCATCATGGATTCCATGATCCGCGCCAACCGCCATGGGCACATCGCCTGCACGCAGGGTGGCGAGTGCCTTGCGGGACTTCTGCGCGCCAAGGAACTGGGTCTTGTCGACAAGGACGAGACGGCGGTGCTCGACGCCACGGCACACAGCCTCAAGTTCTCGGGCTTTCAGGACATGTACTTCACCAATGGTTTTCCGCCCGCCTATGGCGTCACGCCCGACGCCACTCTCGGCAACGCGCCCTCGCTGGTGCTGCACGATGAGGACAAGGTGGCACTGGCTGAAAAGTACACCGTCGAAGCGGCCCAGCGCATCGCGGCGAAGCTTGGACTGGCTGGCAAGTAG